The sequence TTGCCGGTAAGGGCTTATTGCCCAACAGAAAGGCAGGTTGCCAGCCGACCTcaggcccaaaggaagatgccACGGTGGTATCAACCTGAGCCGCTAGTGGAGTAACGACCGGCGTCTCCTGGATCCTGGGCTCGCCCCTTGTGCGAGGCGAGGTCTTGGGTAGGGTGTCACCTGGGACGAGAGTATTCTTATCAATGACTCGTTTCCTCTTTCTTGTCTCACCAACGGGAAGAGCAGGGACGGTCCCTTGGGGGGCTTGAGGTTGAGTCGTGGGGCCGGCACCGGGTATGAACCGAGCAAAGGTCATCTCCCTCTGCTTCACCATTTTTTTCGCGTGGCCGGGTTCAACGCCCGAGGTGCCGGTGGGTTCGGTGTTTTCTTCCTCGGTTGCTAGGGCAGCGTTTTCAAGCTATTTGATGACTTCGTGTCTTCTTCGGTTTTGGGACACTCGCTCGGCGGATTCGTCCCTTACTTGAGCAATGTCATCTACGGTGGTATAGCGGGGGCCGAGGTCTCGGGCTTCACCATTAGTAAGCGTGGGTGGAAGGAATTTTTTGTGTCGAACGTATGTACGACAGGAGCGGACTGTCTACCAAAAGCGCCTGGCTGAAGTTTTGCCAGGTGGTGTACACTGGGTTAACACCGAGGATCAAGTGAGAGGCCTGAAGTTGCCCGTCCTCATGCACGAAAATCTCCGACCTAAGGACAAAATTGAGATCTCACGCGTGTATGACTCGGGAGTCAGGTAGGAACCTTTTTGATTCTACAAAAAATTCAAGGATAAACCGATCAATTAAACTCACAAATAAAAGATACAAAACCGGAATAGGCCGAGATTCTCGATACTGACCGACTGCACGTGGCAAAAGCGGGCAAAGTAGCTCATTGGCGAGCCAGTTGCTGTGCACCCGAACAAACTCTCCAGTCGAATTTCTGTTGGAGTCGGGCAGACAAGAGATAAGCCAGACTCGCATATCTCtggtctttaaataatagtcgGTCGTAAAATTACCACACAATTTGTACGTGAAATTGATGTCATGGTGGTTCAGTTGCAGCCCGAACATCTGATTTAGTCGGCTGACACAACTAATAACTCTATAAAAATTAGGGGGAAATTGGTCAGGGCACAGCTCATAGAATCCTAGGGTGCCTATGATGAGAGGGTCTACAGGAAATCTAACCCCATCCTCAAGTATAGATATCAACGGAAAGAAGGCTGCGTTTGAGTCAGCCGCCCTCTCAAATTCGATACTGTCCACATTGCAGTATGCAATGTCGACATCTCCTGGGACACCAAAGGTCTCTCTAAAACTAGCCAAGGCAGCCCCAGGGGTGAGAAGGTGAGAAAATCTCATTCCTAAAGTATGAAACAGAAGAGAATCGAAAAGGAGAAGAGAGGCAGAGAAAACTTACTTTGGGCTCTAGGGAGTGAAGAACTGAGGAAGAATTTTTGCGCAGAAGAGGAATGCTCGGCAAAGGAGAGATTGGGAGTGAAAGGAACACGAAAAATGAAATAGAAGCCCAGAATGGGCTATTTATAAGACTTTGAGGCATTTAATGAGGCAAGGAGCGGGAAAACCCTCCCAAATTCCTTTTGGGTAACCTTCCCACATGCGTGGGCACGGTTTACAAACCGTCAGATGGTTCACGAACCGTTAGACGGTTTTACTGAATTTTAATTACTAATGTGACGACTTGACACTGCGCCATTTTCGAGAAATCTGCTATGACGATTGCCCTGGCTGTGTGTAGGGAGTGTTCGTTCACGGGAAGTCATCATCATGACCTAACCCGGGATCCTTGATTCATCACCTGAGGCAGTGCATGAATCaagggggggctattgtacgggCGTTACCCTCCTTCAAGCCCACTTACTCAGAGGCCCATGGAGGTAATAACACGTGTAAGAACCTTACGCTGATCACGTGTAAAAACACTCGTGGCATGGCCAGCGAGTGTGAAGTCTCGCTGCCTCTAACAGATATGTCATCCGAGCAGGTTGAACTTGGAATGCACGGCATCACTTAGGGGATCCGCTGCCATGCAGATAACCTACTGGTAGAGCAGGTTCCAACACCACTGCCACCCTCTCCCACCcatcaccaaacatccacttaagTGAAATGGTATTGGACCTTCCTTCCGTTGCCTAGGGAATTCCCCTGCCGAGCATTAAGTCTAGCGGTAgagctagttccaatgccactgctACCTTCCCCCACTCACAATTGAACATCCATTTAGGAGAGACAGTATTGGACCTCTCCGTTGCCTAGGGAATTCCCCTGCCGAGCATTAAGTCTAGCGGTAgagctagttccaatgccactgctACCTTCCCCCACTCACAATTGAACATCCATTTAGGAGAGACAGTATTGGACCTCTCCTTCCACCCACTGGAAGAGTGATCATGACCATTCCACTAACTTTGGTTATAAATAGGCAAGGAAGACTCAGTTGAAGAGGTTGGCAATTCTGTAGAGCAGAGACTAAGGAGAGGTAGTAATCACCTTGGAAAGAGGGGGAGAGTGGTCTTGAGAGCATAAGGGACTTGGGTACATGGGCTGCCGAGCATAGTATCCCCCattgtaggaaatccaaaagcccacaatataaatagattgtgagcccaaaacTCCTTCTAGGCCCAAAAGCCATATTCGGGCCCGCACAGATACCATTGGGGGACACCCTAATCTTGCATCTACATTTATGGACATTCAACCATATAACATTTCCAATCCCATCAATTGTTGCTTGATAAAACGTGTATGTTCTCTAATCTTCCAATTATTCTTTCGATCCTGTGATTTGAACTTGAATTTTATGCATTAGTTTCTTCCACTAGGGTGTACCTGTTTGTTGtataaatgatatatatatatatatatatatatatatatatatatatatatacatatatatatgtgtgtgtgtgtgtgcgcgcgcgcggggggtggggggggggaaCCAGATTAGCACTTAGGAAATCAAATGGTACAAGGGAACCTAGATCATATTATTTGTAAGACCAAATACTACTTTTAATGTCAAACCCTTTACTTACCGTTGAATACTAGTAGTAATATGATTGGGTAGACTGGTTAGTATTGTTGGAAACTCAACAAACTAATCTAGGAGAGTCTGggtttaaaccaataacaactgaTGCAGAAACTTCCTGGGAGTGAAAACATAGTGTTAGGGTTGGCTTAAAGGATGTGATTGATCAatacatttgatcattttgttGGCACAATTTCCAGTCTAGAAATCCCATAGCATTAGGGTTTAAAGTAATCGACTCTAACTGGCACAATTGCCCATCTAAAAATCTCATACATTCCAATTTAATATATCTACTGAATTGGATAGCATtcccatctaaaaaaaaaaagttaagtgtCTTTTGGCATAGCTTATTTTCGTTGATTTATTTTGCTACACTGTAActaaaaagagaggaaaaaggcTAAACCAAACTGACACAAAACTCACTTGAAAAAGCAACCTACTTCATTGTACACtagcaattaatttttattagcaTACTCATGCAATTGTTTGATAGTGGTTATAAGGAACTGGCTTCAGTccctgcttttttttttcacatggcATACATGCTTAGAAGCACCAAAGCAGCAGCAGTCCATCCACAACTCAGAAAAAAACAACTCCCATAACTTAATATCTGTAACATTTTATTATAGTATCGAAACTAGGATGAAACCACCAAGGATATCCGTCAAAAGTTAACACAAATGaccaaaattataataaatgtatcaaacagaattaaaaacataaactaaaGTCATAATAATGGAATAAACTTTGCACGTTATCAAATTCCCAAAGCAGTGGAAGCACCTGATATAGCACATTATTCTTCATGTGACTCTTACCCAGCTGCTCCAATCGCAGAAACATATctgctgtaattttttttttgggaacaaTCTAACATCTAAATGAAATGACTTAATTAAGCTCCTTCTGTGTTTCCTTGATCTCCTGCACTGGTGAAGTCCTTTTTGCCCCATTCTCCTGCATCAGCATTGGGAAACTGTTGATTGATTCCAATTCAGAATCATCACAAACTTCTCCATCATCTTCAGAATCATCATAAACTTCACCATTATCagaaaactcatcaaatgaTCTTATATCAAGCTGATAGCGGAGTATTCCCCCAATCCCACCAAAACCTCTGCAGAACTGGGATCCTTCTTGAGATTTGTTGGTGACAAATTCAAGTGTGCAACCAAACTTCTTGTATTCAGTAGCAAACCACTCCAGAAGAGGCATATTTTCCTGCACCTCTAATTCAGAAGAGCCAACAGGAGCACGGAAATTACTCTGATCAGCCTCTTGCTCCTTATTCAAGTGCTTTATGATAATCTCACTAGTAGTGCTATTCTTCAACACATACCTATTAATATCCAGATTTTCCCATACAATAAGTATCTTAACAGCACCCATCTCCAAAGCTTTCAGTGTATCATCTACACCAACAACATATTTCCCAGTGTCCAGGCTAATCTCCTCGAAGTATTTGCCTATCAAGCACTTCTCCTGAATAAATTTCACATTGGACAGGATTTCCGAGGACAGCTCGATGGCCTGATTGAAACCAATCACCCCTCCATAAGAGACGTCTACCACTTTTAATATTTTGGCTTGAAGACGGGGATCAAACATGGCTGACTGACTGAGCTCAGTTTTTAAGTCAGCCGACCCAGCTAGTATTAATCCTGAAACATTGGGCTGGCCGGTGGAAGCATTGATGAAAAATTGAGTGGCAAGCTCTGCTGCCTTCCTCACATAGTTGTGGCGTTTCTCCGTCCGAAGACGGGCAAACCTTCAGGCTGATTGCCCTCCTCTTCCATGTTTCTTCGGAAGGTCAACACTAACTTTATGAAGAATCTCTCTGGTATTACTACTCAAAGTCCCAATAAGGGTCCCTTTACCATCCATGACAATAAAACCAAACTTTTCATCAGATTCTAAAAGCTCATTCAGCACTTCAGTATGAAACTTGTTGTCACAAAGGTAAACAGATGCATTGATTGGCCTGAACGGCTCAAAATCGATTGTGACCTTCTTTTCCTTCCCATCCTCAGTTACAATTGTACCCGTGTAGAGCACAAGCCCATTGGGAGGAACTTTGTTGTAAAGTTTAAGCCTTTGCTGTGCAGATTTAATTGCCCCAAGCACAGATTGTTTATTTACCCTACTTTTAATGTTTGAGGCagtactaaactcatccccCAACATCTTGGTAACCCGGGATATTTGATCACGCGGAGGCATGATTAGAGAAATCATACTTGTACCATTGCCTCTAGCAGCTTCGAGATCTTTGATCAATTTCTTGAATTTCCACATCTCAATGTTCTTATCAGCTTCTTGTCCATCTGCCATTGTGATAGAAGACATAGAAAAAGCTGCAAAAACAGGATAAAAAATTAACTCACATTTCTGAGCAAAAAAGAGAGGAGCATATAGGCTAAGATTCCAAACTCGATGATGAACAagaaaagtaaaacataaataacaaaataaaggtcACATATGCATGGACAGAAGATATTGTAACTCATGGCAGCAGTGTATTAATTGGTGAATAAAAAAAGCATCATCAGAACCAATGATAAGTTATGTCTAGAAACTCCCAAAACACTATTTCAACGTGAACCAACAATCAACGAGGTGACACTATCCAGAATTCCCTAGCTATTTCAAGTGAAGCTCAAATCTTCCAACAAGAACCTGTCAACATGCACTAAAAGAACCATGTCTATCTTCACTCTTCAGCCATGTTACTGGCCAAAATGAGACAATATCACCTCATACATATTATTATGATACACACAGAGACAACAACATGGCAGTAGCACTCTTATCATGAGACTAATACAAATACTACAGAAAAATTACCACCACATGAAATCTGAAACAAATCCTGCTAAACTGCACTTGAGAATGAAAACATTCGTTCAGTGCCAAACTATTATAACATTAAACTTATTCGTcaactatcttttttttttttgggtaaactgGAATATatgaaatagaaaaacaaaagagttaAATATCATCTCAAAAGTTCTTACTAGCCAAAATGCTTTAATAAAATACTTGGGCATTACATTAATAGGAGAATGTCAAATCAGTTTCAATGCAATGCTTtcctaaatatataatttagataTGTTATTGCTCTAATTGTGTATAGATCAAttcaaaatccaccaaaaagTATTATATTACACATAAATTGAGAACCTGGAGTAAcctttaaaacttaaaactatgGCTTGTGTTCAGCATCTATGGCAAAGTGATTCAGCAATTAAAACACGTTGGTCGCCCAAGCCAAATagctaaataaataaaggtaacAGGTTTAGTAAAAGTCCATagtctttaaataaaaaaacccaaaaacaaatattataacaaagCAGAACAAACAATCTTAGCACAACCCATGTTCACAATCCCAACGTATGTACTTCCTTAAGTATATATAACACGCTCAAGAATTAAATTaacaaacaccaaaaaagaaatttttttaaaaaattaattaataattttgcaaaccataataataataataataataataatagtttaaacactaaaatctagaaaatataaaatataaaatataagataaaaagtaaaaaaacttaggaaaaaaatccacaaaaataaaatcacgCAATTCTTACATAATTTATGATCAGAaatatccaacaaaaaaaaaaatcaatagaaatcaaagagaaaaacacaaaattctGCAAGCAAAATACCAAATACGTTCGAATAAAAGGTACTCAAATTCTGCAACCatagatagaaagaaagagatcaaAGAAGAGCTGGACTGACCTAAAGGAGGAATCTGAGGTTGATTattgaaaaaccaaaaagaagagGCAGTGCTTGTGATTGTGATTCTCTCTTTGTGGTTTGGTATTCTAGGATGAGCagttaaataaattttgttgtacGACAAACTGAATTTATAGTACCAACTACTAACCCTACTGCTTTTAGTTAACTTGTGTTTCACGTATCTTGTATTCTTGTGTCTCACGTATAGAGAGAACTCAAACTAACCTACCTCTTACGGCCATCAGGCTTTGTGGGCTTTGGGTTTTGGTGGGCTCAAACACATTTGTATAGATAAAAGTGGAGCTGGGCTTTATGGAAAGAGGGCCTCAAGCCCATTGAACTTTGTGGGTCCACGGTTATACTTAAACCCACTGTATTAATTTCTATAGCCCCTGTTTCCTGATATGAAATGAAGCTCCAGGGTTTATCTAGTAGAGACGCCATTACGGCCATGAAAAATGGGTTTCACTCAGCCCAGCTCTTGAAAACAACTCAGgttctctctctcgctctctctcaaTTCCCTGAGTGCTTCTAATAATGTTTCTTATGTAAGTTATATTGCAAGTCCAAGTCCATGTCCTGCTTCACTGCTAGTCTTTGTTAGAatgattatatatgtgtgtttatgttccatttctctacagaaaatttcaGCAAATTTTGCAGTTTCTGATGTATTTTAAACCTCGAAATTTTCGTGAATtcgtaaatatatatatatatatatatatatatacacacacacatattagtCACTATATGATTAATGTATCCAGTGGTCCCTAACATATGTGGCCGACCCGACTCGACTGACTAATTTGTTGAGGATTCATAGCTGACCAAAATTTTTGAGaccaaggctttgttgttggAATATGTTCTAAACTCCGCTTATtataaaataggaaaattatGAAATCAATAAAGGATGCAATGGTGGGAGTCTTAGGACACTATCGACTATGGTTCAGACTTCAGAAACGAGAGCTTTTTAAGTTTGTGtgactttgttttgttttgtttttggtactAATGGTTCTTCAATTTGGGTAATAgaaattgttgtaattttttttttttgggttcacaAAGACATTGTTGTCTTAGATGCATTGTTTTAGTTAAGCTGTATTACTAGTTACAACACTGCAAATTTGTCTTTAATTGATTTAGATATATGTGGGTTTCACAGAATTTACGCTTTTAGTTGATCAATTTTTCCCCCCTCATTCCCAGGGTCTTGCAAAAGTGAAACTGAGCAGTGAAGAATTCGCGTCTAAATTACTTGATAGAAGATGGGCATTGCCCGGCCCTGATACAAAAATTCACCAAATAATGCTTTCTCAATCACAAGTGCGAGATAGAGGTGGACCATTTGGTAACATATCCATGTTAAACAATACTCAACCGTCCTTTGGTGATGACATGATCACAAAGAATGATCAAAACTCATCCTTCTATATTGTGAGGGATGATTTGTTGCATCCATTTGTAAATGGAAATAAAGCTAGAAAATTGGATGGACTGCTTCCTCTCATTGAAGATCATTCAGTGACTGATGTGGTATGATCATATACTTTATATTCTTTTGAATATAAGATTGCAATTGTGTGTCAaaaataccttaaaaaaaaaaaactgaaatagaGGCCCTTCCTTGGTTTCCATTAGTGATCTTCCTTATTGGCTTCTAAAAGTGTATTACTCTTTTATTGATACCTATACATAATGAGAAAACTTAACTTGTGGAGTTGTGATATGACCCATTGTTATTTCTTGGACTTACACGCATAATTAGGATAACCAGATGATAATATGTTGGATATTAGTATCTGTGCTCTATATTGATAGAGAGCCAGCCAGAACAATGTGTGATATGTTTCAGTGAGTTATGTGGAGCAGATGTTTTAGGCATTTTCTCATTTTGAGCTTTTGCAATTCCTTCTTGATAAGTAAACTTTTGCATTTCCTTAGATGGATATGCCATTGCATCTAGAGCAGGTGGTTGTCTGAGTCTATTGGTTCTTGCCATAGAAATCTTCCTGAGTGGTGAACCATAGGAGGAACCTTTCcctattctttcttcttcttcttcttcttcttcttcttcttttcttgccATGGACAATGtcatatttaataccaaataaTATCTTCCTTACCTCTAGGAACTATCAACTCTCAAGACCAAATAACATTCAACTGGAACATTTTCTAGGTTACTTGTGGAGGTTGTCAAAGTGCACATGCAGCAGCTGTTGGTAGGAAATTTCTTGCTGCAGTTACATttgtgtacacacacacacacacacacacagaaagtttttcacttcatttAGTAGAACAGCTATAAAAGGGGTTGTTTCTCATGAGCAATTTGCATATCTTGCAGCTGTCTCGTGTGCAGAGAGAGGACGTAAGTCACATTTGCTTCTACGAGGGGAGCAGCCCGAAATTCTGACAGGCTATAACCTGATTTCAACAATGTATGGGAATGTCACCTATGTTCCAAGATCTCTATATGCCAATAGGGAAATAATGCTGCAAACCCATGCTAATCATTTGGTGTCAGGCAATAGTGGTCATGTTGTATGGTTCAATGATATTTTTGAATCTTCCTTTACAACTCAGACTTCTAGTTCTTTTGTGCAAATGGATGCTAATAGAAGTGCTGAAAACTCTCCAAGAAAGGTTGCAATTCTCAATGAAGGTGCAGGGGATGCTGCAGCATTACTAGGTAAATGTTGTGGATTTTCATATAAAGGAAGCTTTGTATTTATGTTTGCATGTGTACATATTTCCATGTCCTTTTGAGgataaatttttctttcttattgtcTTGGCAGTGTAATGGCTTGATGTGGGTGGGTTTAGCATAAGAGCATTATTGTGCAGGCCCCTAAGATTTACactaatgattttattttatttttatatgccACATTGCATATTCATTTATGCATTTTCTTCTTACTGCATTCCTGTTTGAAGATTTGGTATTACTTTCAGTTTATTATTTGCCTTGACACCTTTTGCTCAATATTATAGTACTTGATGGTATTGACTTTGATTGAAGGCCAAGGCTGTCAGTTGATGATTTAATGGATGAATATCCTTTTTATAAAGCTAACTTGGATTACATTAAACTATGCTTTTATGTATCCCtaacttttttgtttatatgaATTGGCTCTTGTATTACTCATTTGGTGCTGATTGATTGCTACAATTGCTTTACTAAAAATGATTTCTTCGAATAGGTGTCATTCGCCTTGTGTGGTACTTATCCCAAAGTCATTTACTTGGAAAAGAGAGAGCCATGAGATTTGTTGTAGATGCTGGTACTGGGACAACTGCTGTTGGTTTAGGACTTGGAGCCCTATGTTTCGGGTGTGTTCCatatttactttattttcttttggtttaaaTTACTAAATATTTGAATGATTGCTTTACTTTCTGATGTGGAACACAATAGGAAATAGGAAATagaagagaaacaaaaagaacaatAGAACAAATCCtaggcttcaccacctagaATCTGCCTGCAAACCCTAGGCATCACCACCAAACAGAGAGAACAAGGGAGGAGACATATTCTCTGCTcatcataattatttttattcaaattcaaattcgaCTATTCCTTCACGATTACAAGAGCACTATTTTAATAGGGTTTAGGGAGTACACCGATATGGAAATGCCTAATCAAATCCCTTAAAACCctaaacattaaaaactaaattagaaaataatttcaaattaaaaaataatttcaaattaaaaaataatttcaaatttagaaacaaaatcttaaatgaatttgattttaatGCTCCCTACATCATACTCCTCTGGTTGGAGAAAACTTGACCTTGAGTTATAAAGTGGAGAATGATCATATATGGGTGTAAATTGATGGAGGTGATTTTTACAATACAATTAAGGAGGCATGAAATAAATATAAGTAGAGTTGTTACATAGTATAATGTGAAATATAGCCTTACAATAAACCGTAGTAGAGATGATGCGGAAAAATCATTGTATATTTAGAAGCTTCTCTTTTGGTCGGATACCATTGCAAGATTTTCTGTAATTACCCGATTGTTGAGTAAATAGTACATGTAAATTGTTTTAGGTAGGGTATCTTAGGGTTTTAGAGGAAATAATAGGGAGAAAGTGCATATTGTGGTGTGCTAGTTGAGGTAAGTAACCTTTATCTTGATTGATTATATATTTGCTTATTCAACTGTATTTACAATTGTAACAATTTTGTACTTACAATTTTATACTacttaaagaataaagaaacatcataaatgtatttaaattttactatatatgacttttatatgtatttgaataagATATGTATTTGTTTGAATTATGATTTTATACTTTGAATCTCTACTACCCAACAAATGAGGGTT comes from Castanea sativa cultivar Marrone di Chiusa Pesio chromosome 3, ASM4071231v1 and encodes:
- the LOC142629679 gene encoding eukaryotic peptide chain release factor subunit 1-3-like, which gives rise to MFDPRLQAKILKVVDVSYGGVIGFNQAIELSSEILSNVKFIQEKCLIGKYFEEISLDTGKYVVGVDDTLKALEMGAVKILIVWENLDINRYVLKNSTTSEIIIKHLNKEQEADQSNFRAPVGSSELEVQENMPLLEWFATEYKKFGCTLEFVTNKSQEGSQFCRGFGGIGGILRYQLDIRSFDEFSDNGEVYDDSEDDGEVCDDSELESINSFPMLMQENGAKRTSPVQEIKETQKELN
- the LOC142629011 gene encoding eukaryotic peptide chain release factor subunit 1-1-like, which translates into the protein MADGQEADKNIEMWKFKKLIKDLEAARGNGTSMISLIMPPRDQISRVTKMLGDEFSTASNIKSRVNKQSVLGAIKSAQQRLKLYNKVPPNGLVLYTGTIVTEDGKEKKVTIDFEPFRPINASVYLCDNKFHTEVLNELLESDEKFGFIVMDGKGTLIGTLSSNTREILHKVSVDLPKKHGRGGQSA
- the LOC142626974 gene encoding D-cysteine desulfhydrase 2, mitochondrial, which encodes MKLQGLSSRDAITAMKNGFHSAQLLKTTQGLAKVKLSSEEFASKLLDRRWALPGPDTKIHQIMLSQSQVRDRGGPFGNISMLNNTQPSFGDDMITKNDQNSSFYIVRDDLLHPFVNGNKARKLDGLLPLIEDHSVTDVVTCGGCQSAHAAAVAVSCAERGRKSHLLLRGEQPEILTGYNLISTMYGNVTYVPRSLYANREIMLQTHANHLVSGNSGHVVWFNDIFESSFTTQTSSSFVQMDANRSAENSPRKVAILNEGAGDAAALLGVIRLVWYLSQSHLLGKERAMRFVVDAGTGTTAVGLGLGALCFGLPWEVTAIMLADTVDGYKQQERRLVSDFKRCFGFHLIDHGLNEVDHGIVKWVERCHPRKFGKVLDGEVEACQQIAQQTGILVDPMYTLAAWEMATLLSEKEAKEAVKVVMLHTGGTLGMFGLAQRYRPYFHALKDGLSV